A region of uncultured Desulfobacter sp. DNA encodes the following proteins:
- a CDS encoding protein kinase, giving the protein MKFKEMLNVVGSLSPQGPKFKPHKFIALLAVLDMINAQIITNGTVTYDENFKDYFTKFFQQYSRHGDRNRPYNPFFHLKSSGFWELIPKHIEKDDLRKISSIGGPNDLNKLISYAKIDPELFSALLNSQNRLLLENKIKSILDGNYNTGDVSFISINESVSLYAHESIAINKILISIKSRGLGYVCSNIDIHDPQSNRYYEIDMFIASPYGLYVIELKHWTGKIVVQPYSWQVNGFSRPDPHKSNNFKAKLIKGLCERQFPYLNTPFTESVVTLTHPDADTDGCSSPHTQKNQPTFDSIETLVDYLKHQQKAKASSISPDEAKEIRDYIQTLHSPGRAKEIQFPGYEIVEQLYQAEDRAELIARPTSLGNRSLMRLRIFFHAGNDPGDIKDQTRIEKARGTLNAIAGIKDHPNILKVLTLPSQEGHLIEASDWSVQGTLRDMIARDAPFGKDQSIAIMNGILSGLSVIHQKGVVHRNLCPENILMAEDIPKLMNFDLSYQLTDNRVTVIPDPEALKRSAYIAPEIYSGGMDLSENADLFSAGVLFYQMLTGELPFQCSLDLIKTHGAPSKSCLKKLEKGNIPKEIISLIEELLQLDACLRPESAADVLARLEPLSKVQKTGMNTRLQPGDRHDQFKILEFIKQGAEAQLYKAKSPIGPVLLKLFNIDVLQKRIINEQQMSTAVSHGSIVRAEYGQFWEDRRYLLAFRWVEGCPITLNENQNPPSPEHFHAVASALLDALDKLHGHRENGSPMPILHNDIKPENILLTQDLRPMLIDFGIAGNPSTGLYSGTAGYVAPDSVSGEDRQYSIQGDLFGLGVTLFEWFFGQHPYGQLTLDAVPKEMQSLRPETDPGLESWFTKAISLDEQNRFGSAEQMLKELHQVFTTDEEAKENRADSLATGKDAQIGTQGFQEPEEVDVSTMPEFGPNPFVAYLNTLHNRDAANSNALAESQACNRWFGLIHVEHPLTKMIYQELCNRRRHVILTGHAGDGKSTIGLELYKRVKNIPVHEKLTRQLCVKEDLDIQSGSISIVKDFSEWDEDAKTELFKKAGGKESFAMLLISNTGTLLSAFKQYDQTMDRNALKMENDLLKAFSSNTPTEIVHNGVCYLVINLAMFDNLEIARKIFERMIHKDRWHACETCPERRKCTICRNVTILQDNPLATDRIFYLYRRMFEYKDRFTLRQIIAHMAYMITAGMEYSDIQEYANAPTPPLMTEFFFFNRFFGDNGRQADRPAGQMQVIRTLAARELGRHPCPSWERRLWLRQGQDDFELCARGDFEDFSLLRRIGAGIQDCVAYADDRGRRFARQQVRRILFFLHDFTPGEQDGVSYLSNFLNSPMLLPFLRWQNNHGDFSLKEQQTLKSQVLHVLQEQFAGVRLPEQASERKQLYITLNRNDREMRQGTQVVLADFPTKEFRIVWEENQDSGSLIFSGTGTFQHVKLPLTLPFLDYVRIRQQGETGQSLQTSFSDRLECFKAQLISLQNGRYQGNEMILLRLQADYRFKEHRIIVEKDKLEVMNA; this is encoded by the coding sequence ATGAAATTCAAAGAAATGCTAAATGTCGTAGGTTCGCTTTCTCCGCAAGGACCTAAATTTAAGCCTCATAAATTCATTGCGCTTCTTGCGGTTCTGGACATGATCAATGCCCAAATAATAACCAACGGAACCGTAACATATGACGAGAACTTTAAAGATTATTTCACAAAATTTTTTCAACAATATTCAAGACATGGCGACAGAAATAGGCCTTATAACCCATTTTTTCATTTAAAAAGCTCCGGTTTTTGGGAGCTAATTCCCAAACACATAGAAAAGGATGATCTTCGAAAAATTAGTTCTATTGGCGGGCCAAACGATCTTAACAAATTAATCTCGTATGCGAAAATTGATCCTGAATTATTCTCCGCGTTGTTGAATTCACAAAATCGATTGTTACTTGAAAACAAAATAAAAAGTATTCTTGATGGAAATTACAATACTGGTGACGTTTCATTTATTAGTATTAACGAGTCTGTTTCCCTGTATGCGCATGAATCAATCGCAATTAATAAGATATTAATTTCAATAAAATCAAGAGGGTTAGGATATGTATGTTCAAATATTGACATTCATGACCCCCAAAGCAATCGCTATTATGAAATAGATATGTTCATTGCCAGTCCGTATGGGCTTTATGTAATAGAGCTGAAGCATTGGACAGGAAAGATTGTGGTGCAGCCATACTCCTGGCAGGTAAACGGATTTTCCAGACCTGATCCCCATAAATCAAATAATTTTAAAGCAAAGCTGATTAAAGGTCTTTGTGAAAGGCAGTTTCCTTATTTAAACACACCCTTTACCGAATCTGTCGTTACGCTGACTCACCCGGATGCTGACACCGACGGGTGTTCAAGCCCCCACACTCAAAAAAATCAGCCAACATTTGACAGTATTGAAACGCTGGTTGATTACCTCAAACACCAGCAGAAAGCCAAAGCATCTTCAATATCGCCGGATGAGGCAAAAGAAATCCGAGATTACATCCAAACCCTGCATTCGCCGGGCAGGGCCAAAGAGATACAATTCCCGGGGTACGAAATCGTTGAGCAGCTATACCAGGCTGAAGACCGGGCTGAATTAATAGCCCGGCCCACCAGCCTGGGAAACCGGAGCCTGATGCGGCTGAGGATTTTTTTTCATGCCGGAAATGATCCCGGAGACATCAAGGATCAAACCCGGATCGAAAAGGCCAGGGGCACTTTGAACGCCATAGCCGGCATTAAGGATCACCCCAATATCTTAAAAGTGCTTACCCTGCCCAGCCAGGAAGGACACCTGATTGAAGCCAGCGACTGGTCTGTACAAGGAACTTTGAGGGATATGATTGCCCGGGATGCGCCCTTTGGAAAGGATCAAAGCATCGCAATCATGAATGGCATATTAAGCGGGCTTTCAGTTATCCATCAAAAAGGGGTGGTACACCGCAACCTTTGTCCGGAAAATATTCTGATGGCAGAGGATATTCCAAAACTGATGAATTTTGATCTCTCCTACCAGTTGACAGATAACAGGGTAACCGTAATTCCAGACCCGGAGGCCTTGAAACGAAGCGCATACATTGCACCGGAGATATATAGTGGCGGGATGGATTTATCGGAAAATGCCGATCTGTTCAGTGCCGGGGTGTTGTTTTATCAGATGCTTACAGGCGAACTCCCTTTTCAATGCTCTCTGGATCTGATCAAAACCCATGGCGCACCTTCGAAATCCTGCCTTAAAAAACTTGAAAAGGGGAATATCCCCAAAGAGATTATCTCCCTGATTGAAGAGTTGTTGCAGTTAGACGCCTGCCTTCGCCCGGAATCGGCAGCGGATGTACTAGCGAGGCTTGAACCTCTGTCCAAAGTGCAAAAAACAGGCATGAACACGCGGCTTCAGCCGGGAGATCGTCATGATCAATTTAAGATCTTAGAGTTTATAAAACAGGGGGCCGAAGCCCAGCTTTATAAGGCCAAAAGCCCAATAGGGCCGGTACTGCTGAAACTGTTTAATATTGATGTCCTCCAGAAGCGAATCATCAACGAACAGCAGATGTCCACAGCCGTGTCCCATGGCAGCATCGTCCGGGCCGAATATGGTCAATTCTGGGAAGACCGCCGGTATTTGCTGGCATTTAGATGGGTGGAGGGATGCCCCATCACCCTGAATGAAAACCAAAATCCGCCAAGCCCCGAACATTTTCATGCGGTTGCTTCAGCTCTGCTTGATGCCCTTGATAAACTCCATGGGCACAGAGAAAATGGTTCTCCCATGCCGATCCTGCACAATGATATTAAACCGGAAAATATTTTGCTCACCCAGGATCTGCGGCCCATGCTCATTGATTTCGGTATCGCAGGTAACCCGTCAACAGGCCTTTACAGCGGCACTGCCGGATATGTGGCACCGGATTCTGTTTCCGGCGAAGACAGGCAATATTCCATCCAGGGCGACCTTTTCGGACTTGGCGTCACCTTGTTTGAATGGTTTTTTGGGCAGCACCCCTATGGTCAGTTAACCCTGGATGCGGTGCCTAAAGAGATGCAGTCCCTTCGGCCGGAAACTGATCCCGGCTTGGAATCATGGTTTACCAAAGCAATTTCCCTGGACGAACAGAACCGGTTTGGCTCAGCGGAACAAATGCTCAAAGAATTGCATCAGGTTTTTACAACTGATGAAGAAGCCAAAGAGAATCGCGCTGATTCCCTTGCTACCGGCAAAGATGCACAAATTGGAACACAAGGTTTCCAAGAACCCGAAGAAGTTGATGTTTCCACCATGCCGGAATTTGGCCCCAATCCGTTTGTGGCCTATTTAAATACCCTTCATAACCGGGATGCTGCAAACAGTAACGCTTTAGCAGAGAGCCAGGCCTGCAACCGGTGGTTCGGGCTAATCCATGTTGAACATCCTTTGACCAAAATGATTTACCAGGAACTATGTAACCGGCGCCGGCATGTGATCCTGACAGGCCATGCAGGGGATGGGAAGTCCACCATTGGGTTAGAGCTGTATAAACGGGTGAAAAACATTCCTGTTCACGAAAAATTGACACGTCAATTATGTGTCAAAGAGGATCTTGATATCCAGAGCGGATCAATTTCCATTGTCAAAGATTTCAGTGAATGGGATGAGGATGCAAAGACCGAACTTTTCAAAAAAGCAGGTGGCAAAGAGTCTTTTGCCATGCTGCTGATCTCCAACACAGGCACCCTGCTGTCAGCTTTCAAACAGTATGATCAGACAATGGACCGGAATGCCCTTAAAATGGAAAATGATTTATTAAAAGCCTTTTCCAGCAATACTCCAACCGAAATTGTCCACAACGGGGTATGCTATCTTGTGATCAACTTGGCCATGTTTGATAATCTTGAAATTGCCCGGAAAATATTTGAACGGATGATCCATAAAGATAGATGGCACGCCTGCGAAACATGCCCGGAGAGAAGGAAATGCACCATCTGCCGGAATGTCACCATTTTGCAGGACAACCCATTGGCAACCGATCGGATCTTTTACCTTTACCGTCGAATGTTTGAATATAAGGACCGGTTTACCCTGCGGCAGATCATTGCTCATATGGCTTATATGATAACGGCCGGTATGGAATATTCGGACATACAGGAATACGCCAACGCCCCAACGCCGCCGCTAATGACCGAATTTTTCTTTTTTAACCGGTTTTTCGGGGACAATGGCAGACAGGCAGACAGACCAGCCGGGCAGATGCAGGTGATTCGCACCTTGGCTGCCCGGGAACTCGGCCGGCATCCCTGCCCGAGCTGGGAGCGTCGCCTCTGGCTCAGGCAGGGGCAGGATGATTTTGAACTTTGTGCCCGGGGCGATTTTGAAGACTTTTCCCTTTTGCGTCGAATAGGCGCCGGAATCCAGGACTGTGTGGCCTACGCCGATGACCGGGGCCGCCGGTTCGCCCGGCAGCAGGTGCGGCGAATTCTTTTTTTTCTTCATGATTTTACACCGGGAGAACAAGACGGGGTAAGCTATCTTTCCAATTTTTTAAATTCCCCCATGCTGCTGCCTTTTTTAAGATGGCAAAATAACCATGGGGATTTTTCCTTAAAAGAACAGCAGACCCTGAAGTCCCAGGTGCTGCACGTTCTCCAGGAGCAATTTGCCGGCGTCCGGCTGCCGGAGCAAGCATCAGAGCGAAAGCAACTATATATCACATTAAACCGCAATGATCGTGAAATGAGGCAGGGGACCCAGGTGGTATTGGCGGATTTTCCAACCAAAGAGTTCCGGATAGTGTGGGAAGAGAATCAGGACAGTGGCTCCCTGATATTTTCCGGCACCGGCACATTCCAACATGTAAAGCTCCCTTTGACATTGCCCTTCCTGGATTATGTCCGGATCAGGCAGCAGGGGGAAACAGGCCAGTCCCTTCAGACCTCGTTTTCCGACCGACTGGAATGTTTCAAAGCCCAACTCATCAGTCTTCAAAACGGCCGGTACCAGGGAAATGAAATGATCCTGCTTCGGCTACAGGCTGACTACCGATTCAAAGAACACCGGATTATTGTTGAAAAAGATAAATTGGAGGTGATGAATGCCTAA
- a CDS encoding phosphoadenosine phosphosulfate reductase family protein, producing MGNRKERHILALSGGKDSAALAVYMQEKYPELPLEYVFIDSGYELPETMEYIDRIRAVLNISILPIGGASIKDRKDFKWWLNKKNNYLPSPQKRWCTDILKLRPYNEWIDKNCSGQAVHSYVGLRADEKTDRKGNLSGREFFYQHHPFIEHGLDYQNIKDLLESSGLGFPSYYKWRSRSGCYFCFYQTKREWLGLLKHHKELFWKAAAMEKTDPETGTKFTWCDDMSLEELEKNKKIILTEASLPVQGKKMAPGLITTISSLCKKNLSDPKLLIRR from the coding sequence ATGGGGAATAGAAAGGAGCGGCATATCCTGGCGCTTTCCGGTGGAAAGGACAGTGCGGCTTTAGCGGTTTATATGCAGGAGAAGTATCCTGAGTTGCCTTTGGAGTATGTTTTTATTGATAGCGGATATGAATTGCCAGAAACAATGGAATATATAGACCGAATTAGGGCTGTTCTGAACATATCTATTCTCCCGATTGGGGGTGCATCAATTAAGGATAGAAAGGATTTTAAATGGTGGCTAAATAAAAAAAATAATTACCTTCCTTCTCCTCAAAAGAGGTGGTGCACTGACATTTTAAAACTTCGCCCATATAATGAGTGGATAGACAAAAATTGTTCCGGCCAGGCCGTTCATAGCTATGTCGGTTTAAGGGCCGACGAAAAAACCGATCGAAAAGGAAATTTATCAGGACGAGAATTCTTTTATCAGCACCATCCTTTTATTGAACATGGGCTTGATTACCAAAACATTAAAGATCTATTAGAAAGCTCGGGTTTAGGCTTCCCTTCTTATTATAAATGGCGGTCTCGTTCGGGGTGTTACTTTTGTTTTTACCAAACCAAACGAGAGTGGCTTGGGCTGCTAAAGCATCATAAAGAGCTTTTCTGGAAAGCAGCTGCCATGGAGAAAACTGATCCGGAGACTGGTACCAAATTTACTTGGTGTGATGATATGTCTTTGGAAGAGTTGGAAAAAAACAAAAAAATAATTTTGACTGAAGCATCCCTTCCTGTTCAGGGCAAAAAAATGGCCCCCGGCCTAATCACGACAATATCTTCTTTATGTAAAAAAAATCTTTCAGATCCTAAATTGCTTATTCGGAGATAA
- a CDS encoding DUF4007 family protein has translation MESRIKKYSTGSTGRHETFVPRYGWLTKGYSQCIEDPDVFKGDNGVVALGVGKNMVRAIRFWCLFLGLLGLDDKGRLIPTLLGKKLIGQEISGKNKIDWESGWDPYLEDEASLWLLHWQIFIHPEMAVSWPLAFNFLTLQTFSAQDLGAGIIKAALDDERLSKLSPNSYKKDAVCILHMYRPPADRDAEIHCPFNYLGLIEKTQEKGQFRFSIKEHRNLPALIFLAACFSFIEASKISGQTVNLNTLAYDKDSPGAAFKLPETECGKLLDQAVSNFDDLHFVESAGALQLHFSGKPQDWYWKCLAVYYGE, from the coding sequence ATGGAATCACGGATAAAAAAATATTCAACAGGATCTACAGGAAGGCATGAAACTTTTGTGCCAAGATACGGGTGGTTAACAAAAGGATACTCTCAATGCATTGAAGACCCGGATGTATTTAAAGGGGATAACGGAGTCGTTGCCCTTGGCGTTGGTAAAAACATGGTTCGCGCCATTCGTTTCTGGTGCTTATTTTTGGGGCTCCTTGGTTTAGACGATAAGGGCCGTTTGATTCCAACTCTATTGGGAAAAAAATTGATTGGCCAAGAAATCTCCGGTAAAAATAAAATTGACTGGGAATCGGGGTGGGACCCCTATCTTGAAGATGAAGCCAGTCTGTGGCTGCTGCACTGGCAAATTTTTATCCATCCTGAAATGGCCGTATCATGGCCCCTGGCTTTCAATTTTTTGACACTTCAAACATTTTCGGCCCAAGATTTAGGCGCAGGGATTATAAAAGCGGCCTTAGATGATGAGCGGCTATCCAAACTTTCGCCAAATTCTTATAAAAAAGACGCGGTTTGTATTCTTCATATGTACCGTCCGCCGGCCGATCGAGATGCTGAAATTCACTGCCCGTTTAATTATTTGGGGTTAATTGAAAAAACCCAGGAAAAGGGTCAGTTCCGATTTTCCATTAAAGAGCACCGCAATCTTCCGGCCCTTATTTTCCTTGCCGCCTGTTTTTCATTTATCGAAGCTTCAAAAATATCAGGTCAAACCGTCAATCTAAACACCCTTGCTTATGACAAGGATTCGCCCGGAGCTGCGTTTAAACTTCCCGAAACCGAATGCGGTAAACTTTTAGATCAAGCTGTATCTAATTTCGATGACCTTCACTTTGTAGAATCCGCAGGCGCTTTACAATTGCATTTCAGTGGGAAGCCCCAGGATTGGTACTGGAAGTGCCTGGCAGTGTATTATGGAGAATAG
- a CDS encoding WYL domain-containing protein, giving the protein MKWGIKQRLEFIEFRLFWEGTINRKDLTDTFGVSVPQASADIKQYKQTAPGNIYYDKRQKKYLVSSKFEPVLGLVDAHKYLSTLSMLSEGVIRPDETFLGYIPEFSVVPSFERTIDPYILKRIVRALKEGKAINIQYQSMSRPSPVWRWISPHAFAFDGYRWHVRAYCELAENFRDFILGRIIDIQHVKTSKVNSADDHKWNHLVTLKIGAHPELTPDQRKIIEKEYRMENGVAQIKVRAVFIYYVLLRFNLEQRNDLTVLKNREAILLNYNEIKKYI; this is encoded by the coding sequence ATGAAATGGGGAATTAAACAACGGTTAGAGTTCATTGAGTTCAGGCTTTTTTGGGAAGGCACAATCAACAGAAAAGATTTAACGGATACTTTTGGGGTTTCCGTGCCCCAGGCGTCAGCGGACATAAAGCAATATAAACAAACGGCCCCGGGAAATATTTACTATGACAAGCGGCAAAAAAAATATTTGGTATCTTCTAAGTTTGAGCCTGTTTTGGGGTTGGTAGACGCCCACAAATATTTATCTACTCTATCCATGTTATCTGAAGGTGTGATTAGACCGGATGAAACTTTTTTAGGTTATATCCCCGAGTTTTCAGTTGTCCCTTCATTTGAAAGAACTATTGACCCATATATTCTAAAAAGGATAGTAAGGGCTTTAAAAGAAGGAAAAGCTATCAATATTCAGTATCAATCCATGAGTAGACCTTCTCCTGTATGGAGGTGGATCTCTCCCCATGCCTTTGCTTTTGACGGCTATCGGTGGCATGTCCGGGCGTATTGTGAGTTGGCAGAAAATTTTAGAGATTTTATTTTAGGGCGCATCATAGACATTCAACATGTAAAAACATCAAAGGTAAATTCAGCCGACGATCATAAGTGGAATCATTTGGTGACGTTAAAAATAGGCGCTCATCCTGAATTAACACCGGATCAACGTAAAATAATTGAAAAAGAATATAGAATGGAGAACGGGGTCGCCCAGATAAAAGTTAGGGCTGTATTTATTTATTACGTATTGCTCAGATTCAATCTTGAACAACGCAATGATTTAACTGTATTAAAAAACCGAGAAGCGATATTGCTGAACTATAATGAAATAAAAAAATATATCTAA
- a CDS encoding DUF2442 domain-containing protein produces the protein MYPAVKEVIPKENYILSVTFDNGEHGTLDMKPLLDFGIFQSLKNKSAFNRVRVVFDTIEWESGADLDCPGG, from the coding sequence ATGTATCCAGCTGTCAAAGAAGTAATTCCCAAAGAAAATTATATACTTTCAGTGACTTTCGATAATGGAGAACATGGGACTTTGGATATGAAACCTCTTTTGGATTTTGGAATTTTTCAAAGTCTTAAAAACAAAAGCGCATTCAATCGTGTCCGGGTGGTATTTGATACCATAGAATGGGAGTCTGGAGCAGACTTAGATTGTCCAGGGGGGTGA
- a CDS encoding tetratricopeptide repeat protein — protein MAVEYAWKYSGEYPGGVFWLGMETGLTGAVSTFLQAAEAKSLISKGWEELDEKSQINLLLSQIRTVGKKLIILDNLETDQIPKEIYTISDSDLLVTTRNQKLAVPHVNMELPDPATALDIFLGYAHLEKKKITTNHLNLIQGICKKVEFLPLALEIMGSLSRGYPLEKLAADLPKELITRERPTCNKACTSILASLNLAGYQFSIPKTREVLCSIAYLDPDSIEPGLLADILEIPSKQIYEILSNLTELSILKQTVTGYGVHRIIQHAITFLDDPATWGGTVLKYIHVKISELMETGHYISGYGLIPHIVHIANMADKDQPEDEFPENKELSDLGGYLEKAGRYVSGETIFLNCWKRAEKAKGPDHPDVATTLNNLAGLYRSQGKYEEAEPLYQRALKIRETVLGPDHPDVATTLNNLAVLYESQGKYEEAEPLHQRALKIRETVLGPDHPDVATTLNNLAVLYESQGKYEEAEPLYQRALKIRETVLGPDHPDVATTLNNLAVLYESQGKYEEAEPLYQRALKILKTRLGNDHPNTKTVQKKYDKFKGEKNV, from the coding sequence ATGGCCGTTGAATATGCCTGGAAATACAGCGGCGAATACCCTGGCGGCGTGTTCTGGTTAGGCATGGAAACGGGTTTGACAGGAGCGGTATCAACTTTTTTGCAGGCGGCTGAAGCAAAAAGTCTTATCAGTAAAGGCTGGGAGGAACTCGACGAAAAGAGCCAGATCAATCTACTCCTGTCACAGATCCGGACCGTTGGTAAAAAGCTTATTATTTTAGATAACCTTGAAACCGATCAGATCCCTAAAGAGATTTATACGATCAGTGATTCCGATTTACTTGTAACTACGCGGAATCAAAAGTTGGCCGTTCCCCATGTGAATATGGAATTGCCTGATCCGGCCACAGCTTTGGACATTTTTTTAGGGTACGCTCACTTGGAAAAGAAAAAAATCACTACAAATCATTTAAATCTTATCCAGGGAATTTGTAAAAAAGTGGAATTCCTCCCCCTGGCTCTGGAAATTATGGGAAGTCTTTCCCGGGGGTATCCATTGGAAAAGCTTGCCGCTGACTTGCCCAAAGAGTTGATCACCAGAGAGCGTCCGACCTGCAATAAAGCATGCACAAGTATTCTGGCCTCTTTGAACCTGGCCGGGTATCAATTCTCCATCCCCAAAACAAGAGAAGTTCTTTGCTCTATTGCATATCTTGATCCGGACTCCATTGAACCCGGCCTGCTGGCGGATATATTGGAAATTCCATCAAAACAAATTTATGAGATCCTATCCAATTTAACCGAATTATCTATCCTGAAACAAACAGTCACAGGGTATGGCGTCCATCGTATTATCCAGCATGCGATCACCTTCTTGGATGATCCCGCCACATGGGGCGGGACGGTTCTCAAATATATTCATGTCAAGATAAGTGAACTGATGGAGACAGGTCATTACATTAGTGGGTATGGATTGATCCCTCATATTGTGCATATAGCCAATATGGCCGATAAGGACCAGCCGGAGGATGAATTTCCAGAGAACAAAGAATTATCTGATTTAGGCGGTTATTTAGAGAAAGCAGGCAGGTACGTCTCAGGTGAAACCATATTTTTAAACTGTTGGAAAAGAGCAGAGAAGGCAAAAGGCCCTGACCATCCAGATGTCGCAACCACCTTGAACAACCTGGCCGGGCTTTACAGGTCCCAGGGCAAATATGAAGAAGCAGAGCCCCTTTATCAAAGGGCTCTGAAGATAAGAGAAACGGTGCTTGGCCCTGACCATCCGGATGTCGCAACCACCTTGAACAACCTAGCCGTGCTCTATGAGTCCCAGGGCAAATATGAAGAAGCAGAGCCCCTTCATCAAAGGGCTCTGAAGATAAGAGAAACGGTGCTTGGCCCTGACCATCCGGATGTCGCAACCACCTTGAACAACCTAGCCGTGCTCTATGAGTCCCAGGGCAAATATGAAGAAGCAGAGCCCCTTTATCAAAGGGCTCTGAAGATAAGAGAAACGGTGCTTGGCCCTGACCATCCGGATGTCGCAACCACCTTGAACAACCTAGCCGTGCTCTATGAGTCCCAGGGCAAATATGAAGAAGCAGAGCCCCTTTATCAAAGGGCTCTGAAAATATTAAAGACTCGGCTTGGGAACGATCATCCAAATACAAAGACTGTGCAAAAAAAATATGATAAATTCAAAGGCGAAAAAAACGTTTAA